ATGGTTATGGTGTATGTGTAGATAAACCATATATGTCAGCAATCCATATCTCACAAAACATGGGAAACATAACCAAAAAAAGATCCCagattttaaacaaaatattaacTCACTGAATCTGTTCCTAGCGGCAGAAAAACTAATATGTTTCCAAAAACAGACAATGCTGATGCTTGTGCACGTTCAAAAAAACCACTGAAAGAACCTTACATCGAACCTGTCAGGGAACAATGGATTGCATCAACAAAGGCTTTCCTTCAGAAAGTATCCTGCTTTAGGCAGGGTGTTGATACAAGGTCCAGCATGTTGTGAGCACTGAAATCTGCTAGTCAGCAATTCTTCTGCACTTTAGCAAACTCATTCATTTTTGTGCTATATTTCATTTGACACTGATAATATAAACTCACAAAAATAAAGACACGTGCAGTAGTAGAGtaacttttggttccctaaaaaacttttttaatgattatctatgtaaatgatatgtgtaaagaacctttggaAGGGTTTAAAGAACCTTACCATGATGTGAAGGTTCTCTgtaaattaaagtttttttccaGAGTGTATGCCCAAGCCAAGACCCATTTAGGAACCTGTACATATGTGTAGAATTTTCTAGTGGAAATGGGACTGATATTTAAGGGATCACATTTGATGaactatgtaaacattgttaatatttaaatacatgCCATTTCCTGCTTTATCCATACATGAAAACTATGCAAccacctttttttttgcttgcctgtttgttttgtattccctttttatgatgtcacaagaaatcagtacatttacatgtatcttTATATCTGCATATTTAGCCAACAGCACTTTAGCTCTGCCAATTCAAACAGAcactataaggagtgtttcagctcagactcattttttttaacaaggcATAATGCACAACAGTCAGTCAAACAGTTACATATATCAATCTTGAACAATCTTgaaattctaagggatgaatacaggtcatgtaaaaatgaattataacagcttttggtacataaacccacataaaTGTAAGAGGACCACAATGGAAATGAATATGAAATTAAATGGCTCAGGATATCGTCAGTACAAGACTCTTGACTGTTCTTTAGCAGTGAGTTATTCAGCATTGAATTTTTACAGTAGTTAAGATGTGTCAAGTGGTCAAATGCTTATGTATCCAGGCATCGTAGATTCTATCACTTCGCACACATTTGATTTGGTTCAGGGGTGTCGTTCAGCTCACCCCTTGTCccatctcaagataacaaatgaACTGGCCTAAAGATGTTTAAGTTTCAAACTTACGGCCTCAGTAACAACTCACACAACAGAGCTTTAACTATTCCATTTCTGAACTTATTGTGTCCCACTGCTGTTTTCCTCTGTTCTCGGCAGCTGCGTCAGACAATACAGCTCCAAAGTGACACAGCTCACCCTTCATCCTGTATTTTCCTTCCTACCACCCCTTGAGCACGTAAAAGGATAGGAAGTCACATAAAGTTATTTAACCTTATGTTCTTACTGTAAGGACTGCAGTTCCAAATTACATTGCATGGGATTTAGCTTCTTTGCACATCATGAGCTCATCATATGAGAATAGCTTTGAAATTTTATATTTCAACTGAAAGATTATCTTGCACACAATTAGATGTGATTCAATCAGTTACTAGTCTGGttgttataaatacattttgaaaactcAATAATGGTGACAGTAAGTCTCCAAAACATTgtatcttattttctttttttttatttaatttgaaaatatcagctGCTCTTCACACTGTATTAGAAATTCACGATTAAAGGGTGAATATAAACTATTCAAAATGACTTGCTGGCCAGTTCATTAAGTACTCTTCCTTGTATTTACATTATCTATTTTATTAGCTCCGGTTACCATACAGGTGAACTCTGTAGTACAGAATGTAGTcaacctgtttctctgcataatttgttagctTTTGTTAAGCTAATTTGTTAAAAGCCAGTttgtcagtggtcaggacccccacagagcaagtactactgggtggtggatcattctcagcaatgacactgacatggtcaTAAGgtgtgtgtctaatagagtggacaatgagtggacacaaactaaactaaaaaaaaaacgaaacaaaaagtaaataaaaaccttttttaCTCTGTATGAGTAATAAAGTGAGAAAGACTTACAAAACCTGCTTTACTAGGAAACCTGCTTAAGCTTCTTTCGTTtttaaacaagaaagaaagaatggcaGGAAAGACCGTTAAAACAGCACATGTATTGTCTTCTTCCCGCTAACAGTGGTTACTGATGAAAAACGTCTTCGCGGAGTTACTGgttttcccacccgtattctgGCAAACCCTCTTGTACTGGGATTGGTTAGTCTCTCGTCCTCGTTCAGCAGTTAGACGGATTGCTTACGAGTCTGTACTACCAGCCAGTCCTAGCGCAGCTGGGCGGGTTTGTCGGAATATAGGTGGAAAAATTAAAGACGCTTTCTCACCCACGCAGTTTTTCCGTTGTATGTTTTCATCCAAACTCCTATCACTTCTCATTGGCCAACGGGAGATGCGCTGCAATCTCATTGGCTCCAAGCCTTAGctctttgttttatgttttgtattAATTGCCTCGACGCGCGCGCCTTGTCGACGCAAATGGATTTGGACGTGCACGTGAAAGAAAACAGCCGTACTCTAAAGTATAAGACGTCGAGCAATGTAGAAAGTGTGTTTCAGTTGAAGACCAGCTGGCATTGAGATCGGTTGACACGCGCAAGCATTTCGTCCTTCAAAGGCAGGGCtagttttcaattaaatactaACGATCAAACgattaaagaagaagaaagaaacgATGTCCGCGTGTTGCGAGATTCTCGGCATGGGGTTGAACATCGGCGGAACGCTGCTGGTGATGGTAGCGTGCGGCTTGCCCACGTGGAAGGTGTCCGCTCACATCGAAGGCAACATCGTGGTGGCGCAGACATTCTGGGACGGCCTTTGGATGTCGTGTGTGGTGCAGAGTACCGGTCAAATGCAGTGCAAGCTGCACGACTCAGTGCTGGCGCTCTCCACAGACTTGCAGACGGCGCGTGCGCTCACCGTAATCTCTGCCGTGCTGGGCGCCCTCGGTGCAGCGTTCACGGTGTCTGGCGCGCGCTGCACCAACTGCGTGCGCACGCCTTCCACTAAGGTCTGGGCTGTGATGGCCGGAGGTGCGCTGTGCGTCGCAGCGGCTCTATTTGTCCTCGTGCCTGTCTGCTGGATGGCCAACAACATCATCTCGGACTTCTACAACCCACAGGTTGCGCACGCCAACAAGCGCGAGATCGGCTCCGCGCTCTACATCGGCTGGGCGGCTGCCGCGCTGATGCTGCTCGCGGGCGCAGCGCTCTGCTGTTCGGGTCTGCAAGACGGCAAGGCGGCATATACGGCCAAGTACCCGATCAGCAAGAGCCCCGTGCACAACGGGGACTACGACAAGCGGAATTATGTGTGAGCGCGCGGCGGACTCGtttaaacacagcagcagccAAGTTTTAACGCACGCCAATTACAGGAGAATGAGACGAAGTAATGTCAGTGTTACCAGTGTGCCTGCATCGCTGCATTGAAAGCCTTGTACtgtaatttaaatgtattattttgcaaatatttttagttttactaGAGAGTGTAATTGGAAGGGTATACACGGGtagttttttcttcatttttactttatattacactttaatttgaatgacatttggtctgtttgtttcattttgtgaTTATATTCATTTCTTTCCGtctgtatttgtctttatttgtttgtatttttagtagttgttttttcattgttttttcttttttcttccttggGGTTTTTAAATAAGAGTAAACGGCGTTGGTTTGCGTGACATTCATCACACAGTAACTGGGGTGGAAGGTGGGAGGGGGGCTGATATGTCttgtgttttttcctctgtACACCACCGCACTAATTACATATGGTCTGTGCTGCCACAGTCCCAGCATGCTCTGTGAATAGCGCCCTATTGTTTCACCTAAACACGCCTGTAGACTGTAAAGTGCCTGACAATAAAAACCTACTGACACTGTGTTGATAAGCTAGACGTCCTCATTATTAGTTTGTTCAAATTCGTGCATTCATGTCCACTTTCACACCGAATATAGACGGCTTTGTGATTTACATCTCTAACTATTTTCTAATGAAAGACATTGTACACAGTAGCCTATTTCCATATGTGTCTTTTTGAATGGATTTTTTTGCAATAAAAGACAATAGATGAATGTGGAAGTGTCTTCTTTTAACCTGGAAGGTCCTAGTACAAAAAGTTTTAAACTGCCTAAATTAACCAGATTATAATTTCAGGTAGTAACATTTTTCAGAAAGTAACTTTACagttttgtaaaaaaataaatcaaaattaaaGTATGCTTCATGGCCGCAACAGTCACTATGACCTGCTAAACTAAACAGAATGTCTGACCTACTTCACTGTCCTTCTTGGAGTAACACAATGACCTCTGCCCTGATTCCAAAACAATCAGCACAGTTTCACCCAGAGATGCTAAAGAAATTATGGCGCCTCTTCCTCTGATGCAGCCATTAGATTAGAGCCATAATCAAGCAGGGTAGAAACCTCATTTCTACATGAGTCAAAGGAGACAAAGGCAGAGACACATTACAACTGTAAGAGTGGTCGTTTGTTTGTTAGTCATTTGTTAACAAATCAAATTTGCACGATTTTCCCCTAGCCCAAATGTAGATGGCCAGCGAAGATGTTTTGTGTTCAAAGTTTggttagttttgcactggagctatgaccACATGTAGCAAACAAGTGACAGGAGTTATACCCCAcaaattagcactgtgcaaactacaCAGCTAAATCATCATGCAGTCATCACACTTATGAATTATTGCAAtgactgtgaaaaagtattcacctccttctgatttttttctatttctgcacatttttgtcatGAAATAGTATCAGATgctcatacaaaataaatatgagTCAAGGAAAACATGATGGAACACGAAACATGGTTTCTAATGATCATTCCTTTTATTGGAAATGGAGGAAAAAAGTTTGCAACATTTGtgtcacccatgtgaaaaagtaactggCCTCCATAATACTTCATAACAACTGGATATCAACCTTTCACTTTAATTTGGAAGAACTTTGGCCTATTTCTCTTTGCAGAATTGCTTAAATTTAGCCACATTAGAGGGATTTTAAGATTTAAGGTTTGAACTGACTGTTTAAGATCTCAGTGGGATTCAAGTCTTTGACTAGGCCATGCCATGTCATTTGGATACTTTTGAAGTGGACTGTCTTGAAGTGGACACTTTTACATTTAGAAGTGGACTGTCTTGAATGTCATGAATTTAACCatttttttcttaggacctttcctCATgagcaaatttaagaaaaaaactttgGTGAATAAAGCCCTTTGTTCCAAAGGGCTTGGAGGTCAAGGTGATTTTTGGCAAATCCGAGACAAGGCTTTATGTTCCTCTTGGTTATGAGTGGTTTACACATTGCAGCTCTCCCATGGACACCATTTTTACCCAGCATCTTTCTAATGGTAGAATGATCAAGGAGAGGCCTGTGGCTGCATGAATATTTTTAGAGAAATATGTGTTCATTTGTAACTTTCAGGATGAGTCATCTCTGTGCTCCTGGAAGAATTTTAGAAGACCGACCAATTTTGGAGAGATTCATTACTTCTCAAAGTTTTCTTCATTTGGAGATGACGGCCCTCACTGTGGTTTACTGGAGTCCCAAAGCCttacaaatatttttgttaccctttccagactgatataCTTCAGTAACTTTCTAtatcatttctttcaaaatttctggcAGTAACAAATTATCAACTAAATGTGGTTTACTGGTTGACTGAGTAACTAAGCGGCCAATTACTTTTTCATGCAGAGTTTGGGTGGTATTGGATaatgtttttcttcaataactgaaatgatcattttcaaaaactcCTTTTTGCTTACACAGGTTGTCTTAGTGTTATATTTTGTTTGaaaatttaaaacaattaaGTGTGAcaagtatttaaaaatataataaatcttATATATTTCTATAAGTCAATATATAAATCTATAAGACAAATGCAGAGGTGtgaaattcaggtccagaaatgaaaaatccttcccaggattttgttccaattgcttggacagctctgctggtggtttgATCTAAACTAGAGAAGCCGGGCTGtaggaacaaaatcctgggaaggatttttactttctggacctcaGTTTTACACCTCTGGACAAATGTTTTTATAGCACTGAATTTAACTGGAAACAGACTTGCATTTGGCAAATGAACGTGATGCTCTGGAGAAGACAACTGAGCTTAAGGTCATTGTGCCCAGTGTCAAGCgctggctagaggggtataaaccCCCccattaaaaaatgacaaacatggtTTGAGTAATGTTGATGAATTAGCCAAGCAGTTAGTGTGCAGATTGCACAATATAAACTAGTGGGGTATAAGCCTCTATTACATGTTATCTACATGAGCCTTATATTTCTAATTTAAAAGAAGATAACTTTGGACACCAAGCTGATGGTTTATCAACTACATTTCAGGTCATGGAAAAGTGgtgctgagaaaaaagaaagctttCATTCACTAAATTAGTGGCTAAAAAAGCAATATAAAACAGTCAAGCCAGCCCTATTTTTGGAATCAGCTCTATGTTTTTGGCATGTGCAGTCTTGTCTTATTTTTGGCAGCCTGTGTTTAGCTGCTAAAAGTGCACTAccctgttgttgttattatgaCAATGTCTTTAATGTTacaaaatgtctttacatttttttaacaatggACAGTAATAAACAGTGAAATCGCAAAATTAATTAAGATGACTAAATGATAGTGATTTTCTATATTGAATAGCTGTCAAAGAAAGTCCTTCACTGAGATGAACAAAAGACCAAATAAACtgtgatgtttattttaaaattgtcAACTGAATTCAAGTAATCATTATGTGCAACCAAACACCAATTTATAGTACATGCCACTGCAAGCAATCCTTGAGTTTATCAGTCTCATTC
The DNA window shown above is from Pygocentrus nattereri isolate fPygNat1 chromosome 18, fPygNat1.pri, whole genome shotgun sequence and carries:
- the cldn5b gene encoding claudin-5b — encoded protein: MSACCEILGMGLNIGGTLLVMVACGLPTWKVSAHIEGNIVVAQTFWDGLWMSCVVQSTGQMQCKLHDSVLALSTDLQTARALTVISAVLGALGAAFTVSGARCTNCVRTPSTKVWAVMAGGALCVAAALFVLVPVCWMANNIISDFYNPQVAHANKREIGSALYIGWAAAALMLLAGAALCCSGLQDGKAAYTAKYPISKSPVHNGDYDKRNYV